Proteins found in one Triticum urartu cultivar G1812 chromosome 4, Tu2.1, whole genome shotgun sequence genomic segment:
- the LOC125551961 gene encoding 26S proteasome regulatory subunit 4 homolog — MGQGSPGGMGKQGGLPGDRKPGDGAAGDKKDKKFEPPAAPSRVGRKQRKQRGPEAAARLPPVAPLSKCRLRLLKLDRVKDYLLMEEEFVASQERLRPSEDKTEEDRSKVDDLRGTPMSVGSLEEIIDESHAIVSSSVGPEYYVSVLSFVDKDQLEPGCSILMHNKVLSVVGILQDEVDPMVSVMKVEKAPLESYADIGGLDAQIQEIKEAVELPLTHPELYEDIGIRPPKGVILYGEPGTGKTLLAKAVANSTSATFLRVVGSELIQKYLGDGPKLVRELFRVADDLSPSIVFIDEIDAVGTKRYDAHSGGEREIQRTMLELLNQLDGFDSRGDVKVILATNRIESLDPALLRPGRIDRKIEFPLPDIKTRRRIFQIHTAKMTLAEDVNLEEFVMTKDEFSGADIKAICTEAGLLALRERRMKVTHADFKKAKEKVMFKKKEGVPEGLYM, encoded by the exons ATGGGGCAGGGTTCTCCAGGCGGCATGGGCAAGCAGGGCGGTCTCCCCGGTGACCGCAAGCCGGGCGACGGTGCCGCCGGCGacaagaaggacaagaagttcGAGCCCCCCGCCGCACCGTCGCGCGTGGGGCGCAAGCAGCGGAAACAGAGGGGccccgaggcggcggcgcggctgccCCCCGTGGCGCCGCTCTCCAAGTGCCGCCTCCGCCTTCTCAAGCTGGACCGCGTCAAGGACTACCTTCTCATGGAGGAGGAGTTCGTCGCGAGCCAGGAGCGGCTGCGCCCCAGCGAAGACAAGACGGAGGAGGACCGATCTAAGGTCGACGACCTCCGCGGCACCCCTATGAGCGTTGGCTCGCTCGAGGAGATCATCGACGAGAGCCACGCCATCGTCTCGTCCTCCGTTGGGCCTGAGTACTATGTCAGCGTACTCTCGTTCGTCGACAAGGACCAGCTGGAGCCGGGATGCTCCATACTGATGCATAACAAG GTTCTCTCGGTGGTTGGAATTTTGCAAGATGAAGTTGATCCTATGGTTTCTGTCATGAAAGTTGAGAAGGCACCTTTGGAGTCTTATGCTGACATTGGTGGTTTGGATGCCCAAATTCAAGAGATCAAAGAGGCAGTGGAACTTCCTTTGACACATCCTGAGCTATATGAGGACATTGGGATCAGGCCTCCGAAGGGAGTCATACTATACGGGGAACCTGGAACAGGGAAAACTCTACTTGCAAAG GCTGTTGCCAATTCTACATCAGCAACATTCTTGCGTGTTGTTGGGAGTGAGTTGATCCAGAAGTACCTTGGTGACGGACCCAAGCTTGTAAGAGAACTGTTTAGGGTGGCTGATGATCTGTCTCCTTCAATTGTCTTCATTGATGAGATCGATGCAGTTGGAACAAAGAG GTATGATGCTCATTCAGGTGGTGAGCGTGAGATTCAGAGAACCATGTTGGAGTTGTTAAATCAGCTCGATGGTTTTGATTCAAGAGGAGATGTAAAGGTTATTCTAGCCACAAACCGCATTGAGAGCCTTGACCCAGCTTTGCTTCGACCAGGCCGAATCGACAGAAAGATTGAATTTCCATTACCAGATATTAAAACACGACGGCGTATCTTTCAG ATACACACTGCTAAGATGACATTGGCAGAAGATGTGAACCTAGAAGAGTTTGTGATGACCAAAGATGAGTTTTCTGGTGCTGATATCAAAGCCATTTGTACTGAAGCTGGATTGCTTGCCTTAAGAGAGCGCAGGATGAAG GTGACACATGCTGACTTCAAGAAGGCCAAAGAGAAGGTAATGTTCAAGAAGAAGGAAGGTGTACCGGAGGGGCTGTACATGTGA